In Altererythrobacter aquiaggeris, the genomic stretch ACCATGATGTGAAGGGCCTATTGCCGCAAGGCCGCCGCGGCCTGCATCACTTGCCGGCCGTCAGCCGCAAATGCGCCCAGTTCGATATTCTCGCCAGCACCGCGCATGGCCAGGATCAGCTCTTCGCCTGCAATTGCCGGGCTGGTTCCGCGAAAGCTGAAACGCGCCAGGGCATTGCCGCCCAATTGCTGTGCGGCATGGTCCAGCAGCAATGTTGCAGTTAGCGGCCCGTGAACCACCAGCCCGCGATAACGCTCGATGTCACTGGCATAGGGCGCATCATAGTGGATCCGGTGGCTGTTGAAAGTCAGCGCCGAATAACGGAACAGCAACGCCGGATCGGGCATCACCATGCGGGTCGCCTGCCATTGCGAAGCATCGAAAGCGGTGTCAGCCAGCGGTGGCGGCGACAAGGTGCTACCGGGTGAAGCGGCGCCGCGGAAAACCAGAGTTTGATCTTCGCGCACAGCCAGCCGGCCACTGGCAACGGTTTCATGCTCCAGAGTAACAAAGACCAGCGGTCCGCTGCCGCCCTGCTTTTGCGAGATTGCCTTGATCGTGGTCGTACGTTCGATTTTCGAACCCGGGGTAATCGGTGCGAGAAATTCAATCTCGCTGCTGGCCCACATCCGGCGGGGCAGGGTCAGCGGCGGAAGGAAACTGGCGGGTGATGTGTCACGCCGGGGGTGCCCGTCTTCGCCCAGCGCGCGGGTCGGTGCTTCGGGTGTGCAAAGGCACCAGTGGATCCCTTGCGGCATGGCGCTGTCGGCAGGGTGCTGAAGGTCGAATGTCGCCAGCCAGCGGCGCGATCTGGCGGCGCTCAGCCGGTCCTCCGATTGCAATGTCCGGCCGATCCAACCGGCAAAATCATAGCCTTGGTCAGTCATGCGCGTTCGAAGATGGCCGCGATGCCCTGACCGCCCCCGATGCACATTGTCTCAAGCCCGAAGCGTACCTCGCGGCGGTGCATTTCATGCGCCATATCGGCCAGAATACGTCCGCCGGTCGCGCCGATAGGATGACCAAGCGAAATACCCGAACCGTTCACATTCACCAGATCGCGGCGGCTGTCATCGTCGCTCCAGCCCCAGCCTTTCATGACTGCAAGAGCTTGCGGCGCAAAGGCTTCGTTGAGTTCGATCAGGCCGATATCATCCCAGCCCATGCCGGTCCGCCCGAACAGACGATCGACCGCAGGAACCGGGCCAATACCCATCCGCGCAGGATCGCAGCCCGCTGCAGCCCAACCGGTAAACCACAGCAGCGGTTCAAGACCAAGCTCATCAACCATATCTTCCGCCACCACCAGACACGCCGCGGCAGCATCATTTTGCTGGCTGGCATTGCCTGCGGTTACGACAGCAGCAGGATTGGTCTTGCCTTCGATTGCGCGCAACGCGCCAAGCGTTTCCATACTGGCATCAGCGCGGAAACCTTCGTCCCTGGCAAACCTGACCGGATCGCCGCGCTGCTGGGGGACATCGACGGGAACCAGTTGCGCGCCGAATTTGCCCGCCTCCCACGCCGCAGCGGCGTTCTGGTGGCTGCGCACGGCAAAGGCATCGGATGCCTCGCGGCCAATGTCATAATCGGCGGCAAGATTTTCGGCGGTTTCGATCATGCCGCTGATCACTCCGAAACGTTCGATCGGCTGCGACATCAGCCGTCCGCGTGTCAGCCTGTCGTGCATGGTCAGATCGCCGAAGCGAACGCCCTGACGGATGCCTGTCGTATAATGTTCGACATTGGACATGCTTTCGACACCGCCGGCAACGACCATATCGGCAGCGCCTGTCTGGATCATCATTGCCGCATTGACGACCGCCTGCAGGCCCGACCCGCAGCGTCTGTCCAGCTGATAGCCAGGCACCGAAATCGGCAGACCGGCGGCAAGCCAGCTCCAGCGCCCGATAGCCGGGGCCTCAGCACTGCCGTAACCCTGGCTGAAAATGACATCATCGACCCGCTCGGGATCGACGCCGCTGCGCTCGACCAGTGCCTTCAGGATCACCGCACCCAGCGGCCCTGCTTCAAGCGGAGCAAGCGAACCCAGAAATTTGCCGACCGGCGTGCGAAGCGGGCTGACGATTGCGGCGCGGCGTAAAGTCATGACGATTTCCTGTGGTCCGGTGCGTCGCTGCACGCGACGATTGCGCTGTCGATCAACTTTGCAATGGCGCCTGATGAAAGTCCCAGACGCTCGGCCAGAACTTCTTCGCTATGCTGGCCAAGAAACGGCGCCGGGCGGGGATTGCCGCGAGTTTCGCCGGGAATATTCGCAATCGATCCGGCCGCGGGATATTCGAATCCGCTGGGGTTGCCGGGCGAAGGGCCGAACAGCGGGTTATTGGTGACCAGATCGGGATCGGTCGCCGCTTCGTGCATTGTCCGGTAACGCTCGAACGTCGCGCCTGCGTTGCCCAGCCGGCTGGCGAGGGCCGCCCAGTCCAGCTTGCCGATGACCTGCTGGAACAACGCAAACAATTCGGCCCGGTGGGTGAAGCGGTTATGGTCGCTGCGCGCAAAGGACAGGCCATGCCTGGCCTCGATCGCGGCGATCTGCGCGGACAGACCCAGCGCCTCGACCAGCGCGGACCATTGCTTGTCGGTCAGCGCCGCCAGCATCATGCGTTGGCCGTCTGCGGTCATGAAATCGCGCCCGAATGCACCCCAGATCGCGTTGCCAAGCCGTTCGCGGTCACCGCCGCGGTAAAGCATTTCGGCCATCGCGCCGCTGTTGGCAACAGTGCCGATGGCGACATCGCCCAGCGGAATACGGATTTCGCCGCCGGCACCCGTCCGGTCCCTGTGCCGAAGCGCAGCCATCAGCGTGAACGCGGTATAGGCGCCCGTGATAAAGTCCCATGCGGGAAGCAACTGGTTGACGGGCGGGGCGCCTTGCGGATCGCCTTCGCCCAGTTCGACCGGGCCGGACATCATCGGATAGCCGCTGGCGGCATTGACGGTAAAATCCATCGCCTGACGCCCGTCATGCCAGCCCATGATCCGCACGGTGATCATGTCAGCGCGGCCCGCCGATACCAGCTCGTGGCTCAGGAAGCTATGTTCGGGAACATTGGTAATCAACTGCCCCGTGGCCCGCGCCAGTTCGGCGGCCAGTTCGCGCCCCTCGGCGCGGCGCATATCCAGAGCGACACTCTTCTTCGCGCGGTTCAGGTTTTCCCACGACAGTGAACGGCCGTCCCGGGTCAGCTGGTAACGGTCATAATCCAGTCCGCCGCCAATCTGGTCCACGCGGATGACTTCGGCGCCCATTTGCGCGCAATAAAGGCCGGCCGTGGGCGACGCGACAAAGCTGGAAACCTCTACAATAGAGAGGCCTTTCAGCAGATCATACATTTACGCTGCCGCTCCGGCTGCAAATTCGCGCAGCATATTCTTGGCGATGACCAGTTGCAGGATTTGCGTCGTGCCTTCGTAAATGCGGTAAATGCGGCTGTCACGGTAGAACCGTTCTGCCTCGTATTCGGCCAGATAACCTGCGCCGCCGTGCACCTGTACGCAGCGGTCGGCCACGCGGCCGCACATTTCGGATGCAAACATCTTGGCGGAAGCCGCCTCGATAATCGCGCGTCCCTGATTGGCTTTGGCGGCAGCATCGCGGATCATGCATTCGGCCGCGTAAATCTCGGCCTTGCTGTCGGCCAGCATCGCCTGAATCAGTTGAAACTGCGCAATCGGTTCGCCAAAAGCCTTGCGTTCGGTCGCATAACGTACCGCAGTATCCAATATCCGCTGCGCGTAGCCGGCACTGGCGGCGGCAACCGACAGCCGCCCGTTGTCGAGGCTTTGCATCGCGGTTGCAAACCCGCGACCTTCCTCGCCCCCGAGCAATGCGTTGCCGGGAATATGCACATCATCAAAAATGATGTCGCTGATATGGCTGCCGGCCTGACCCATCTTCTTGTCCGACTTGCCGCGCGTGATGCCGGGTGTGTCCATATCGACGAGGAATGCGCTGACATGCGCGTTCTTGGGTTGGTTTTCGCGCTGGGTTCGCGCCATGATCAGACCGATCCTGGCAAATGGCGCGTTGGTTATGTAACGCTTCGTACCGTTCAGGACATAGCCGTTGCCATCGCGCGCCGCAGTGGTCTGCATGGCTGCCGAATCCGAACCGCTGCCCGGCTCGGTCAAGCCGAAACACGCAATCTCGCCCGCCGCCAGACGGGGCAGAAATTCCTGCCGTTGTTCTTCTGTCCCGCCGTTCTTCACCGCCGAACATACCATTCCCAGATTGATCGAGGTGATCGAACGATAGGCCGGCAATGCATAGCTCAGCACGCGGATCGTTTCGACATATTGCGGGATATTCATACCGGCGCCGCCATATTTTTC encodes the following:
- a CDS encoding acyl-CoA dehydrogenase family protein, which produces MNELITSTGGMDGEIFDQFLDQLKRYVRDRLIPAEEQVIAQDMIPDEILDEMREMGLFGLTMPEKYGGAGMNIPQYVETIRVLSYALPAYRSITSINLGMVCSAVKNGGTEEQRQEFLPRLAAGEIACFGLTEPGSGSDSAAMQTTAARDGNGYVLNGTKRYITNAPFARIGLIMARTQRENQPKNAHVSAFLVDMDTPGITRGKSDKKMGQAGSHISDIIFDDVHIPGNALLGGEEGRGFATAMQSLDNGRLSVAAASAGYAQRILDTAVRYATERKAFGEPIAQFQLIQAMLADSKAEIYAAECMIRDAAAKANQGRAIIEAASAKMFASEMCGRVADRCVQVHGGAGYLAEYEAERFYRDSRIYRIYEGTTQILQLVIAKNMLREFAAGAAA
- a CDS encoding FAS1-like dehydratase domain-containing protein produces the protein MTDQGYDFAGWIGRTLQSEDRLSAARSRRWLATFDLQHPADSAMPQGIHWCLCTPEAPTRALGEDGHPRRDTSPASFLPPLTLPRRMWASSEIEFLAPITPGSKIERTTTIKAISQKQGGSGPLVFVTLEHETVASGRLAVREDQTLVFRGAASPGSTLSPPPLADTAFDASQWQATRMVMPDPALLFRYSALTFNSHRIHYDAPYASDIERYRGLVVHGPLTATLLLDHAAQQLGGNALARFSFRGTSPAIAGEELILAMRGAGENIELGAFAADGRQVMQAAAALRQ
- a CDS encoding CoA transferase, whose product is MYDLLKGLSIVEVSSFVASPTAGLYCAQMGAEVIRVDQIGGGLDYDRYQLTRDGRSLSWENLNRAKKSVALDMRRAEGRELAAELARATGQLITNVPEHSFLSHELVSAGRADMITVRIMGWHDGRQAMDFTVNAASGYPMMSGPVELGEGDPQGAPPVNQLLPAWDFITGAYTAFTLMAALRHRDRTGAGGEIRIPLGDVAIGTVANSGAMAEMLYRGGDRERLGNAIWGAFGRDFMTADGQRMMLAALTDKQWSALVEALGLSAQIAAIEARHGLSFARSDHNRFTHRAELFALFQQVIGKLDWAALASRLGNAGATFERYRTMHEAATDPDLVTNNPLFGPSPGNPSGFEYPAAGSIANIPGETRGNPRPAPFLGQHSEEVLAERLGLSSGAIAKLIDSAIVACSDAPDHRKSS
- a CDS encoding acetyl-CoA C-acetyltransferase, which translates into the protein MTLRRAAIVSPLRTPVGKFLGSLAPLEAGPLGAVILKALVERSGVDPERVDDVIFSQGYGSAEAPAIGRWSWLAAGLPISVPGYQLDRRCGSGLQAVVNAAMMIQTGAADMVVAGGVESMSNVEHYTTGIRQGVRFGDLTMHDRLTRGRLMSQPIERFGVISGMIETAENLAADYDIGREASDAFAVRSHQNAAAAWEAGKFGAQLVPVDVPQQRGDPVRFARDEGFRADASMETLGALRAIEGKTNPAAVVTAGNASQQNDAAAACLVVAEDMVDELGLEPLLWFTGWAAAGCDPARMGIGPVPAVDRLFGRTGMGWDDIGLIELNEAFAPQALAVMKGWGWSDDDSRRDLVNVNGSGISLGHPIGATGGRILADMAHEMHRREVRFGLETMCIGGGQGIAAIFERA